TCCAGCACCATTGCCTCTTTGATTTCTTCATCTGTTCCACTGTACTTTCCTGCATCTTTGTCTGCCTGGATCTTCTCGGACTCTTCCTTCAGCTTCGGCATGAAGCGGGTAAATACATCCACCGGCTGGTACTTTACCGTCACCTCACAGGTCTTACTCCCCGTCTTTTTTACACCACTTACCTGATAACGGGCGGAACTAAAGATCTCTTTAATCAATACACCATATGTCTCAGAAAAGTCATTTTCCGTCTCCACACCATTTAGCAGACAGTCCTGGACAAAAGCATTGATCCCGTTCTCATAGACCTTTTTCAGATCACTGTCTGATGCTCCGAGGATTTCTTTTGCTTCCTGGGTTTGTCCCTGAAAAGTCAGATCCAGGTTCGCCTGCACATATTTTTCCGCCTTTCCTTCATTGATCCCACATCCGGCAAGCAGTGTAGTCAAAAGCAGCACTGCCAGAAACACACTGCCTGCTTTTCTCTTTTTCCAGAAACTACCGTTCATAGACTACCTGCTTTGAAATGGTATCTGCGCTTTCTTTATCCCGCAGCTCGCTGATCAGCGCAAGTGCAAAATCGATCGCGGTTCCAAGTCCCCGGCTGGTTGTGATATGTCCATCTGTCACTGCCGGCTGACAGGTAACTTCCGCTCCGATAAGTCCTTCTTCCATTCCCGGATAGCAGATTGCCTTCTTTCCTTTCAGGATTCCCATTCCGCCAAATACGGTCGGTGCCGCACAGATTGCAGCCAGATATTTTTTTTCTTCATTATGTTTTAGGATCAGCTCTTCAAGACCTTTGTGTTCTTTTAAATGGATTGTTCCCGGCATCCCCCCCGGAAGCACCAGCATCTTCACCTCTGAAAAATCTGTATTTTCAAACAAGCTGTCTGCTTTTACTATAATTCCGTGTGCCCCCTTGATTTCTTCCTGTCCCATGATGGAAACGGTTCTGGTCTCGATCCCGGCTCTTCTTAAAAGATCAACGACCGTAAGACCTTCAATCTCTTCAAATCCATCTGCAAGAAATACACATACTTCATTCATAATCTTGTCCATCCTTTCTTTTTCCTGATGTTCCCCATTGTAACAGAAGCCTGCAAAAATGGCAACTTTCTGCCTTGTCTCCCCTGAAAAACTCCGCTATACTGTTAATGAATGTATAAGGAGGGCTTTCCCATGGAAATTGAACGCAAATATCTGATTCATAAGCTTCCGGATCACCTTGAAGCTTATCCGCACCGCACACTTGAGCAGGCTTATCTATGCACCGAACCGGTTGTCCGTGTCCGCAGAGATGCTGATGACTACATCCTGACCTACAAATCCAAAGGTCTGATGATGCGTGAAGAACATAATCTTCCTCTTACCGAGGAAGCCTACTGCCATCTGCGCGAAAAGGCAGACGGGCGCATTATCACAAAAGAACGCTACTGCATCCCTTACGGAGATCATCTCGCGATCGAGCTTGACGTCTTCGCCGGTGATCTCTCCCCTCTTCTCCTTGCCGAAGTCGAATTTTCTTCCGAAGAAGAGGCAAATTCCTTTACCCCGCCGGACTGGTTTGGTGAGGATGTCACCTTTTCCAGCAAATATCATAACAGTACACTGAGTCAGAAAAAGGATTGAGAAATTTCCCAATCCTTTTTTCTTCCGCAAATGCTCCATCCGGTACATTTGCGACCACATTCTTTTTATTAGTCTTCCAGACCAAATCCGTCATGGATTGCAACCAGTGCACGGTCTGCATCTTTTTCATCGATCAGAACCGTGATACGGATCTCTGATGTAGAAATCATATTGATATTGATATTGGAATTGCTAAGTGACTCAAACATGGTCGCAGCAACGCCCGGATTGCTGAGCATTCCAGCTCCTACGATCGATACCTTTGCAACTTTTTCGTTGTAATTCATCTCTTTGATCGTAAGGGCTTCTTTTCTGGCTTCCATAACTTCCATTGCCTCTTTAAGATCATCCTGTGATACAGTAAACGTAATGTCTTTTGTTCCGTCACGTCCAACTGACTGAAGAATAATATCTACGTTAATATTATGTTTTGCAAGTGTATTGAAAATCTTAAATGCAGTACCTGGTTTGTCTTCTACACCCATTACTGAAATTCTCGCTGTATTTTTATCTGCCGCAACGCCGGTAATTAACATTTTTTCCACCTTTGCTACCTCCTTGACCAGGGTTCCTTCTTCTGTGTTCAGGCTGGATCGTACAACCAGCTCAACCCCGTATTTTTTCGCCATCTCTACAGAACGATTATGTAAAACCTTTGCCCCTGATGTTGCAAGCTCCAGCATCTCATCGTAGGTGATCTCTTCGATTTTGCGCGCATTCGGTACCACTCTCGGGTCTGCAGTGTAAACACCGTCTACGTCTGTATAAATCTCGCATTTGTCTGCATGCATTGCAGCCGCAAGTGCCACAGCTGTCGTATCGGATCCACCTCTTCCAAGTGTGGTATAGTCTCCATAATGGTTGACTCCCTGGAATCCGGTTACGATCACGACCTTACGGTTCTCCAGTTCATGGGTGATACGGTCTGTATCCACTCTTTTAAATCTTGCATTTCCGTTCCGCGCCGTAGAATGCATCTTTACCTGGAATGCATTCAGCGAGATTGCCGGAACATTCAAAAACTGAAGTGCCATTGCCATCAGTGCCACAGATACCTGCTCTCCCGTGGTAAGGAGCATATCAAGTTCTCGTTTTGATGGATACGGATTGATCTCAGCTGCCTTCTCAAGCAGTTCATCTGTTGTATCTCCCATTGCGGAAAGAACAACGATCACATCATTCCCCATCTGATACTCTTCTGCGCAGCGTCTTGCCACATTAAAGATCCTCTCTTTATCTGCAACCGAACTGCCGCCAAATTTCTTAACTACCAGCATAATTTCCTCCTACAGTTCCTGCATTTTTAGACTTCTTCTTCTACTCTTATCATATGCAGGATTTCCGGATAAGCTTTTGCTTTTTCCTCGTATTCTCCCTCGGTCATCACCGGTGTGACAAAACCGAATTCTCCATTGACTCCTGCCTCTACAAATCTTACTTCACCAAAATCATTGCCGATTCGTTCTTTGAGCGCATCCTCATTTCCACGGATTCGCACCAGGAACTTCTTGCTGGTCTTGCTTCTGTCTTCCAATGTAAGCTTTTCTTCGCTCCAGAAATTCATGATATCTCTGCCCTGATTCTGTACAACTGCCACAATGTCAGCCACAACCGCACTCGCAGTCGGAAGCTTTCCTGCCCCACTTCCGTAGAACATCGCATCTCCCAGCATATTCCCCTTTACAAATACGGCATTAAATACACCATTCACACTGTAAAGCGGATGTTCTGCATGAAGAAGCACCGGTGCAACTCCCGCATAAAGAGTTCCGTCCACATGCTTACATTCAGCAAGAAGTTTGATATTCATTCCCAGAGCCTTTGCATA
The sequence above is drawn from the Coprococcus comes ATCC 27758 genome and encodes:
- a CDS encoding aspartate kinase — protein: MLVVKKFGGSSVADKERIFNVARRCAEEYQMGNDVIVVLSAMGDTTDELLEKAAEINPYPSKRELDMLLTTGEQVSVALMAMALQFLNVPAISLNAFQVKMHSTARNGNARFKRVDTDRITHELENRKVVIVTGFQGVNHYGDYTTLGRGGSDTTAVALAAAMHADKCEIYTDVDGVYTADPRVVPNARKIEEITYDEMLELATSGAKVLHNRSVEMAKKYGVELVVRSSLNTEEGTLVKEVAKVEKMLITGVAADKNTARISVMGVEDKPGTAFKIFNTLAKHNINVDIILQSVGRDGTKDITFTVSQDDLKEAMEVMEARKEALTIKEMNYNEKVAKVSIVGAGMLSNPGVAATMFESLSNSNININMISTSEIRITVLIDEKDADRALVAIHDGFGLED
- a CDS encoding CYTH domain-containing protein; this translates as MEIERKYLIHKLPDHLEAYPHRTLEQAYLCTEPVVRVRRDADDYILTYKSKGLMMREEHNLPLTEEAYCHLREKADGRIITKERYCIPYGDHLAIELDVFAGDLSPLLLAEVEFSSEEEANSFTPPDWFGEDVTFSSKYHNSTLSQKKD
- a CDS encoding DJ-1 family glyoxalase III codes for the protein MNEVCVFLADGFEEIEGLTVVDLLRRAGIETRTVSIMGQEEIKGAHGIIVKADSLFENTDFSEVKMLVLPGGMPGTIHLKEHKGLEELILKHNEEKKYLAAICAAPTVFGGMGILKGKKAICYPGMEEGLIGAEVTCQPAVTDGHITTSRGLGTAIDFALALISELRDKESADTISKQVVYER